One window of Salvelinus fontinalis isolate EN_2023a chromosome 19, ASM2944872v1, whole genome shotgun sequence genomic DNA carries:
- the fzd7a gene encoding frizzled-7a, which translates to MAESATWAGTARCALVILCALFPLCSGQYHGEKGISIPEHGFCQPISIPLCTDIAYNQTIMPNLLGHTNQDDAGLEVHQFYPLVKVQCSMDLKFFLCSMYAPVCTVLEQAIPPCRSLCERARQGCEALMNKFGFQWPERLRCENFPVHGAGEICVGQNTSDTGSPTSYPTPYVPELMTLSPNMGRPNQHREFSCPLQLQVPNYLNYYFMGVKDCGAPCEPTKPNGLMYFQEEEVKFGRLWVGIWSVLCCVSTLFTVLTYLVDMRRFCYPERPIIFLSGCYFMVATAYVAGFLLEDKVVCIDQFKDTGYKTVAQGTKKEGCTILFMILYFFGMASSIWWVILSFTWFLSAGMKWGHEAIEANSLYFHLAAWVVPAVKTITILAMGQVDGDLLTGVCYVGINSVNSLRGFVLAPLFVYLFIGTSFLLAGFVSLFRIRTIMKHDGTKTEKLEKLMVRIGVFSVLYTVPATIVIACCFYEQAFREQWEKTWHTQICKRFAVPCPPNNFALMTPDFTVFMIKYLMTLIVGITSGFWIWSGKTLQSWRTFYKRLSTSNQGETTV; encoded by the coding sequence ATGGCGGAATCGGCTACTTGGGCAGGTACGGCGCGTTGTGCGCTGGTGATCTTGTGTGCGCTTTTCCCGTTGTGTTCAGGCCAGTACCACGGTGAGAAGGGCATCTCTATACCCGAACACGGCTTCTGCCAGCCCATCTCCATACCCCTCTGTACGGACATCGCCTATAACCAGACCATCATGCCGAATCTCCTCGGCCACACGAACCAGGACGACGCCGGGCTGGAGGTGCACCAGTTCTACCCGCTCGTCAAGGTCCAGTGTTCCATGGACCTGAAGTTCTTCCTGTGTTCAATGTACGCGCCGGTCTGTACGGTCCTCGAGCAGGCTATCCCGCCGTGCAGGTCCCTGTGTGAGCGGGCGAGACAAGGCTGCGAGGCTCTGATGAATAAGTTTGGTTTCCAGTGGCCGGAGAGGCTCCGCTGTGAGAACTTCCCCGTCCACGGAGCAGGGGAGATCTGTGTGGGTCAAAACACTTCGGACACCGGTAGCCCCACCTCTTACCCAACACCCTACGTTCCTGAGCTCATGACTCTATCCCCCAATATGGGCCGACCGAACCAACACCGGGAGTTCTCCTGCCCGCTACAACTGCAGGTGCCCAACTATCTGAACTACTATTTTATGGGGGTAAAGGACTGCGGCGCGCCTTGCGAGCCCACCAAGCCCAACGGGTTGATGTATtttcaggaggaggaggtgaagtttgGCAGGCTCTGGGTCGGGATCTGGTCCGTTCTGTGCTGTGTGAGCACCCTGTTCACAGTGCTGACCTATCTAGTGGACATGAGACGGTTCTGCTACCCAGAGAGGCCTATCATCTTCCTCTCTGGCTGTTACTTCATGGTGGCCACTGCCTACGTGGCCGGGTTCCTCTTAGAGGATAAAGTGGTGTGTATTGATCAATTCAAGGACACTGGTTATAAGACTGTAGCTCAGGGAACTAAGAAGGAGGGTTGTACTATTCTCTTTATGATTCTGTATTTCTTCGGCATGGCCAGTTCtatatggtgggtgattctgtcctTCACGTGGTTCCTCTCTGCCGGTATGAAGTGGGGGCATGAAGCCATAGAGGCCAACTCTCTGTATTTCCACCTCGCTGCCTGGGTTGTACCCGCTGTTAAAACTATTACCATCCTGGCCATGGGACAGGTGGATGGAGACCTGCTCACAGGCGTGTGCTATGTAGGCATCAACAGTGTGAATTCCTTGCGTGGTTTTGTTCTGGCACCTCTTTTTGTCTACTTGTTTATAGGGACGTCGTTCCTTCTCGCGGGATTTGTCTCTCTGTTCCGGATCAGAACTATCATGAAACACGACGGAACCAAGACGGAGAAGCTGGAGAAGCTTATGGTTCGTATCGGAGTGTTCAGTGTCCTCTACACCGTTCCAGCCACTATCGTCATAGCCTGCTGCTTCTACGAGCAGGCGTTCCGTGAACAGTGGGAGAAAACTTGGCATACACAGATCTGTAAGAGGTTTGCGGTGCCTTGTCCACCAAACAATTTTGCGCTCATGACCCCAGACTTTACTGTCTTCATGATCAAGTATTTGATGACTTTGATTGTCGGCATCACGTCCGGGTTTTGGATATGGTCAGGGAAAACACTGCAATCATGGCGCACGTTCTATAAGAGACTGAGTACCAGCAACCAGGGAGAAACGACAGtatga